In Anaerostipes hadrus ATCC 29173 = JCM 17467, a single genomic region encodes these proteins:
- the argH gene encoding argininosuccinate lyase produces MAQLWGGRFTKETDQLVYNFNASISFDQKFYKQDIRGSIAHVTMLASVGVLTEEERDQIIDGLKGISKDIQTGAVEITSEYEDIHSFVEANLIDRIGDVGKKLHTGRSRNDQVALDMKLYTRDEIVDIKYLLKELMETLHRIMKEHIDTFMPGFTHLQKAQPVTLAHHVGAYMEMFKRDYSRLTDIYDRMNYCPLGAGALAGTTYPLDREQTASLLNFYGPTLNSMDSVSDRDYVIELLSALSTIMMHLSRFSEEVIIWNSNEYKFVSIDDGFSTGSSIMPQKKNPDIAELVRGKTGRVYGALTSILTTMKGIPLAYNKDMQEDKELTFDAIDTVKGCISLFNGMMNTMTFNKPQMEKSAKHGFTNATDAADYLVNHGVPFRDAHGIVGQLVLLCLDKHISLDELPLDEYQKISPAFEEDIYDAISMKTCVEKRNTIGAPGRDAMKKVIAINDTYLANLK; encoded by the coding sequence ATGGCACAATTATGGGGCGGTCGCTTCACAAAAGAAACAGATCAGTTAGTTTACAACTTTAATGCATCTATTTCCTTTGACCAGAAATTTTATAAACAAGACATCCGCGGAAGTATTGCACATGTTACGATGCTTGCAAGTGTTGGTGTATTAACAGAAGAAGAACGTGATCAGATCATCGATGGTTTAAAAGGAATTTCAAAGGATATCCAAACTGGAGCAGTTGAGATCACAAGTGAATATGAAGATATCCATAGCTTTGTAGAGGCAAACCTTATTGATCGTATCGGTGATGTTGGAAAGAAACTTCACACTGGAAGAAGCCGTAATGATCAGGTTGCTTTAGATATGAAACTTTATACAAGAGATGAAATTGTTGATATCAAATATTTATTAAAAGAATTAATGGAAACACTTCATCGTATCATGAAAGAACACATTGATACATTTATGCCTGGATTTACACATCTTCAGAAAGCTCAACCTGTCACTCTTGCTCACCATGTAGGTGCTTACATGGAAATGTTTAAAAGAGATTACAGCCGTTTAACTGACATTTATGATAGAATGAACTACTGTCCTTTAGGAGCTGGTGCTCTTGCAGGTACTACTTATCCATTAGACCGTGAACAAACAGCTTCTTTGCTTAATTTTTATGGTCCTACATTAAACAGTATGGATTCTGTATCTGACCGTGATTATGTGATCGAGCTTTTATCTGCTCTATCTACGATCATGATGCATTTAAGCCGTTTCAGTGAAGAAGTTATCATCTGGAACTCTAACGAATACAAATTTGTATCCATTGATGACGGATTCAGTACAGGAAGCAGTATCATGCCTCAGAAAAAGAATCCTGATATTGCTGAGTTAGTTCGTGGTAAGACAGGACGTGTCTATGGAGCTTTAACTTCTATCCTTACAACAATGAAAGGAATCCCTCTGGCATATAACAAAGATATGCAGGAAGATAAAGAACTTACATTTGACGCGATCGATACTGTCAAAGGATGTATTTCTTTATTTAATGGAATGATGAATACCATGACATTTAACAAACCACAGATGGAAAAAAGTGCAAAACACGGATTTACAAATGCAACTGATGCTGCGGATTATCTTGTAAATCACGGTGTTCCTTTCCGCGATGCTCACGGAATCGTTGGGCAGCTTGTACTTCTTTGTCTTGATAAACATATTTCTCTAGATGAACTTCCTCTAGATGAATACCAGAAGATCAGCCCTGCTTTCGAAGAAGATATTTATGATGCCATCAGCATGAAAACTTGCGTTGAAAAACGTAATACGATCGGAGCTCCAGGACGTGATGCTATGAAAAAAGTTATTGCGATCAATGATACTTATTTAGCTAATCTCAAATAA
- a CDS encoding putative ABC transporter permease, with protein MKKRYQIEKYTILFAIGGMAYFLLEVLVRGYSHYSMFLCGGACFLCCGLLNENVKIKISFISQMVLSSVIITVLELITGFIVNIWLKMDIWDYSHLPYNFKGQICLLYSVFWFLISSVAIVLDDFLRYKLFNEEKPHYKIF; from the coding sequence ATGAAAAAGAGATATCAGATAGAAAAATATACAATCCTGTTTGCGATTGGAGGAATGGCATATTTTTTGCTGGAAGTTTTAGTACGTGGATATTCACATTATTCGATGTTTTTATGTGGTGGGGCATGTTTCCTTTGCTGTGGGCTTCTAAACGAAAATGTAAAGATCAAGATAAGTTTTATTAGTCAGATGGTATTATCTTCTGTGATCATCACGGTATTAGAACTTATTACAGGTTTTATTGTAAATATATGGCTTAAGATGGATATTTGGGATTATTCGCATCTTCCATATAACTTTAAGGGGCAGATCTGTTTATTGTACTCGGTATTTTGGTTTCTTATTTCAAGTGTAGCAATCGTGCTGGATGATTTTCTAAGATACAAATTATTCAATGAAGAAAAGCCACATTATAAGATTTTTTAA
- a CDS encoding DUF3877 family protein: MGYKRLYKNLIDIIKEEQAKLGFRRESIRLYYPLSSLNHFFETQDTEEQMKNRLHGIPDFIKETLGDIKVTSKKERFCFYISEEGSNYVHENTNPNEFIKELVEIVGKHGCKMEDIIALFKQHDKNMFVEEIHNGEFDYLIRFSEENEDPYYYCFHDEGCHIIYHRFLPEDYEDFGF; the protein is encoded by the coding sequence ATGGGATATAAACGTCTTTATAAAAATTTGATTGACATTATCAAGGAAGAACAGGCAAAATTGGGATTTCGAAGAGAAAGTATCCGTCTGTACTATCCATTAAGTTCGTTAAACCATTTTTTTGAAACACAGGATACAGAAGAACAGATGAAAAACAGACTTCATGGAATACCAGATTTTATCAAAGAAACTTTAGGAGATATCAAAGTTACTAGCAAAAAAGAAAGATTTTGCTTCTATATTTCAGAAGAAGGCAGTAACTACGTCCATGAAAATACAAACCCAAATGAATTTATCAAAGAACTGGTAGAAATCGTTGGAAAACACGGATGTAAAATGGAAGATATTATTGCGTTATTTAAACAACATGATAAAAACATGTTTGTAGAAGAAATTCATAATGGAGAATTTGATTATCTGATCCGTTTTTCAGAAGAAAATGAAGATCCATATTATTACTGTTTTCACGATGAGGGATGTCATATCATCTATCACCGTTTTTTACCAGAAGATTATGAAGATTTCGGATTTTAA
- a CDS encoding nitroreductase translates to MSELLDMIKTRRSIRKYKSDMVPKEIIDKIVEAGTYAATGMGQQSPIILAVTNKEVRDKLSKWNADIMGTDTDPFYGAPVVLVVLADKNRPTAVYDGSLVMANLMLEAHDLGIGSCWIHRAKEEFESEEGKELLKSLGIEGDYVGIGHCVLGYVDGEYPGIPERKDNWVYYVE, encoded by the coding sequence ATGAGTGAATTATTAGACATGATCAAAACAAGAAGAAGCATCAGAAAGTACAAATCAGATATGGTACCAAAAGAGATCATTGATAAGATCGTAGAAGCAGGAACTTACGCAGCCACAGGAATGGGACAGCAGTCACCGATTATTCTTGCAGTTACGAACAAAGAAGTGAGAGATAAACTGTCTAAATGGAATGCAGATATCATGGGAACAGACACCGACCCATTTTATGGAGCACCTGTTGTATTGGTTGTCTTAGCAGACAAAAACCGTCCAACAGCAGTCTATGACGGAAGTCTTGTTATGGCAAATCTAATGTTAGAAGCTCATGATTTAGGAATCGGAAGCTGTTGGATCCACAGAGCAAAAGAAGAATTTGAAAGTGAAGAAGGGAAAGAATTATTAAAATCTCTGGGAATTGAAGGGGATTATGTTGGAATCGGACATTGCGTACTTGGATATGTCGATGGAGAGTATCCGGGAATTCCTGAACGTAAAGATAATTGGGTGTACTATGTAGAATAA
- a CDS encoding IS110 family transposase, translated as MNYNTVYVGMDVHKESFTLCSCKYEDEKASHYQRTPASYKNVLRYLAFLRTIYGEDTRFVCGYEAGCLGYSLYHQLENFNVECVILAPTTMLEQRSKRRIKTDKRDAEIIAKSLAQHNYSPVHIPTKMDNQTKEFIRMRDDHKAELKKIKQQILAFCLRQGYQYDGSGNWTAKHVKWLRSLKTEGLYKEILDEYLLTYTILTDKLNRLDQRIEELASKEEYKESVSKLTCFLGIKIHTALSVIVEVGDFQRFVSARKFAGYLGLVPGQHSSGDDRNGLGITKAGNTHVRRLLVESAQSYTRGKIGYKSRVLRSRQAGNSPQIINYADRANERLRRRYYQMVLKDGKKYNIAKIAVARELACFIWGMMTDNIY; from the coding sequence ATGAATTATAACACAGTTTACGTAGGAATGGACGTTCATAAGGAAAGTTTTACTCTTTGTTCTTGCAAATATGAAGATGAAAAGGCATCTCATTACCAGAGAACACCAGCCAGTTACAAGAATGTATTAAGATATCTTGCATTTCTTCGCACTATATATGGAGAAGATACAAGATTTGTGTGTGGCTACGAAGCAGGATGCCTTGGGTATTCTTTGTATCATCAATTGGAAAATTTTAATGTGGAATGTGTGATCCTTGCACCAACTACAATGCTCGAACAACGCAGCAAAAGAAGGATTAAGACTGATAAAAGAGATGCAGAGATCATTGCAAAATCTCTGGCACAGCACAATTACAGTCCGGTACATATTCCAACGAAAATGGATAATCAGACAAAAGAATTCATCCGTATGCGTGATGATCATAAAGCGGAATTGAAAAAGATTAAACAACAGATCCTTGCCTTCTGTTTACGTCAGGGTTATCAGTATGATGGAAGTGGTAACTGGACAGCAAAACATGTGAAATGGCTGAGATCATTAAAAACAGAGGGTCTTTATAAAGAAATACTTGATGAATATCTGCTGACTTATACAATCCTGACAGATAAACTGAACCGTCTGGATCAGAGGATTGAAGAACTAGCATCCAAAGAAGAGTATAAAGAATCTGTCAGTAAGTTAACCTGTTTTCTAGGAATCAAGATACATACTGCGTTATCTGTAATTGTTGAAGTTGGAGACTTTCAGCGTTTTGTATCTGCACGAAAGTTTGCAGGGTATCTTGGATTGGTACCTGGACAACATTCCAGTGGCGATGACAGAAACGGACTTGGCATTACAAAAGCAGGGAACACCCATGTACGCAGACTGTTGGTAGAATCCGCACAAAGTTATACCCGTGGAAAGATCGGATATAAATCAAGAGTCTTAAGATCACGACAGGCGGGAAATTCACCGCAGATAATCAATTATGCAGACAGGGCAAATGAACGTCTGAGACGGCGTTATTACCAGATGGTTCTGAAAGATGGTAAAAAATATAATATTGCAAAAATAGCAGTTGCAAGAGAGCTTGCTTGTTTTATATGGGGAATGATGACAGATAATATTTACTGA